One Arthrobacter sp. StoSoilB19 DNA window includes the following coding sequences:
- a CDS encoding DUF1003 domain-containing protein, with translation MADIRVNWHRRHKEGLTPGERAADTLRNGMGSWPFVGIFLAFMMLWAALNSYVLATSAWDPYPYILLNLFLSMLAGLQGAILLIAAKRQDAIASAMAQHDYETDVRAAAQIEMLMNINAEQLKLLQELRDMRNGPPAEGAGAEFP, from the coding sequence ATGGCGGACATCAGAGTCAACTGGCACCGGCGGCACAAGGAAGGGCTCACCCCCGGCGAAAGGGCCGCGGACACCCTCCGGAACGGGATGGGCAGCTGGCCCTTCGTGGGCATCTTTTTGGCTTTCATGATGCTGTGGGCTGCCCTGAACTCCTACGTCCTGGCTACCAGTGCGTGGGACCCCTATCCCTACATCCTCCTGAACCTTTTCCTGTCCATGCTGGCCGGCCTGCAGGGGGCCATCCTGCTGATCGCGGCCAAGCGCCAGGATGCCATTGCCTCGGCGATGGCGCAGCATGACTATGAGACGGACGTGAGGGCGGCGGCGCAGATAGAAATGCTCATGAACATCAATGCCGAACAGTTGAAGCTGCTGCAGGAACTGCGGGACATGAGGAACGGGCCGCCCGCCGAAGGCGCCGGAGCCGAATTCCCCTGA
- a CDS encoding AmiS/UreI family transporter, whose translation MPYVCLLLSGAALLVNGLATLGHLPRRDAAVLSLVVGGTQLALGVVQLSSSGDAPAMLMTAAGMFLFAVTYLYSGLDLLLALGGRGLGWFCGMVAFCGLVLAAAWLTVDPLLAVLWLCWSALWALLFARMALDAVRLEPFTGWALVLTSQASATVPALLGLASLWPGSDAVAWLAALLLAGLFVAARTLARRGQNVPRRASAGKSLPAK comes from the coding sequence ATGCCGTACGTCTGCCTCCTCCTTTCGGGCGCCGCCCTGCTGGTCAACGGCCTCGCCACCCTTGGGCACCTCCCCCGCCGCGACGCCGCCGTCCTCAGCCTCGTCGTCGGGGGCACCCAACTGGCGCTCGGCGTCGTCCAGCTTTCCTCGTCCGGGGACGCTCCGGCGATGCTCATGACGGCCGCCGGCATGTTCCTGTTCGCGGTGACCTACCTGTACTCGGGACTGGACCTGCTGCTGGCACTCGGGGGCCGTGGCCTGGGCTGGTTCTGCGGGATGGTGGCATTCTGCGGGCTGGTGCTGGCGGCCGCCTGGCTGACCGTTGACCCGCTGCTCGCGGTTCTTTGGCTGTGCTGGTCCGCGCTGTGGGCACTGCTGTTCGCCCGCATGGCCCTCGACGCAGTGCGGCTCGAACCCTTCACGGGCTGGGCCCTGGTGCTCACCAGCCAGGCGTCGGCCACGGTTCCGGCGCTTCTTGGCCTGGCCAGCCTCTGGCCGGGATCGGACGCCGTAGCGTGGCTGGCCGCGTTGCTCCTGGCGGGCCTGTTCGTGGCAGCACGCACACTGGCCCGGCGCGGACAGAATGTTCCGCGCCGGGCCAGTGCCGGGAAGTCCCTGCCGGCTAAGTGA
- a CDS encoding cupin domain-containing protein, with the protein MTTTTAFTTSSSFDPARNEPFELGRIQWIRRFGEGGRPALACGYWHVDPTEAPEPFDLVMEADETIHIIEGHLRIEVEGGDVHELTAGGAASFNKGARTRWAVLAPTVEFFVYS; encoded by the coding sequence ATGACCACAACGACTGCATTCACCACCTCGTCCTCCTTTGACCCCGCCAGGAATGAGCCCTTTGAACTTGGCCGCATCCAGTGGATCCGCCGCTTTGGCGAGGGCGGCCGGCCTGCCCTCGCCTGCGGCTACTGGCACGTCGACCCCACAGAGGCGCCCGAGCCTTTCGATCTCGTTATGGAGGCGGACGAGACCATCCACATCATCGAGGGCCACCTCCGCATCGAAGTGGAGGGCGGGGATGTGCATGAGCTCACCGCCGGCGGTGCCGCATCCTTCAACAAAGGGGCACGCACACGCTGGGCCGTGCTGGCGCCCACCGTCGAATTCTTCGTCTACTCCTAG
- a CDS encoding DUF1345 domain-containing protein — MDGAAAPGGIKRNFNSPAHHSRLRMLVMLGVGLAAALLVGFWGNWAYAPALGWAAASVTYLLWVWIVIGRLGPAATAAHALREDPGRVFSDALVLTATVASFAGVGLILVDASNAQGYTKDATVAMALGSIALSWFLVHTLFTLRYAAIYYRDGTGIDFNEETPPRYADFAYLAFTVGMTFQVSDTDLKTNAIRSTVLRQALLSYLLGAIVLATTINLVSGLIH; from the coding sequence ATGGACGGAGCAGCTGCCCCCGGGGGCATCAAGCGGAACTTTAATTCCCCTGCGCACCACTCGCGGCTCAGGATGCTGGTGATGCTGGGCGTGGGCCTGGCTGCCGCCCTGCTGGTGGGCTTTTGGGGCAATTGGGCATACGCACCCGCTCTTGGCTGGGCTGCTGCGTCCGTGACGTACCTGCTGTGGGTGTGGATCGTCATTGGGCGCCTGGGGCCCGCCGCCACCGCGGCCCATGCGTTGCGTGAGGACCCGGGCCGGGTCTTTTCGGATGCGCTGGTGCTCACGGCCACGGTGGCCAGCTTTGCGGGCGTGGGGCTGATCCTGGTGGATGCTTCCAATGCCCAGGGCTACACCAAGGACGCAACCGTGGCCATGGCCCTGGGCAGCATTGCCTTGTCCTGGTTCCTGGTCCACACCCTGTTCACCCTGAGGTATGCGGCCATTTACTACCGGGACGGGACCGGCATTGATTTCAACGAGGAGACCCCTCCCCGGTACGCGGACTTCGCCTACCTGGCCTTCACTGTGGGGATGACGTTCCAGGTGTCCGATACCGACCTCAAAACCAACGCCATCCGTTCCACCGTCCTGCGGCAGGCACTGCTGTCCTACCTCCTTGGTGCGATCGTGCTGGCCACCACCATCAACCTCGTGTCGGGTCTTATCCACTAG
- a CDS encoding TetR/AcrR family transcriptional regulator, with protein sequence MPKIVDHDERRLELVDATWRIIARQGLEGATMREIAMEAGFANGALKPYFPTKDTLLEFAFSHVFNRTNQRIAEVTQGKSGLAALRAFCLEVLPLDEERVNEARIVIPFWQRAVNDAEKAGIHQRSMDEWLATIRRYLAEARDSRDVTAAVDDHILAGQLLNMLLGAQIEAALAPEGRTDFGHAAQLEGYLALLGKNPAGK encoded by the coding sequence GTGCCCAAGATTGTTGACCATGACGAGCGGCGCCTGGAACTGGTGGATGCCACCTGGCGGATCATTGCCCGGCAGGGTCTCGAAGGCGCCACCATGCGGGAGATTGCCATGGAGGCAGGATTCGCCAACGGCGCACTGAAACCCTACTTCCCCACCAAGGACACACTGCTGGAGTTCGCATTCAGCCATGTGTTCAACCGCACCAACCAGCGGATTGCAGAGGTCACGCAGGGCAAGTCCGGCCTCGCCGCACTCCGGGCCTTTTGCCTTGAAGTGCTCCCCCTGGATGAGGAGCGCGTCAACGAGGCACGGATTGTTATCCCGTTCTGGCAGAGGGCGGTCAACGATGCCGAAAAAGCCGGGATCCACCAGCGCTCCATGGACGAATGGCTGGCCACCATCCGGCGCTACCTGGCGGAGGCGAGGGACAGCAGGGACGTGACCGCCGCCGTCGACGACCACATCCTGGCCGGCCAACTTTTGAACATGCTTCTTGGCGCGCAGATTGAGGCTGCCCTTGCGCCGGAGGGCAGGACGGACTTCGGACACGCCGCCCAGCTTGAGGGCTACCTTGCGCTGCTCGGCAAAAATCCCGCGGGCAAATGA
- the gdhA gene encoding NADP-specific glutamate dehydrogenase: protein MDARLEAIRDTVLARNPGETEFHQAVVEVFESLGPVHDRHPEFLEAAILERLCEPERQIIFRVPWTDDSGRVRINRGFRVEFNSALGPYKGGLRFHPSVYLGIVKFLGFEQIFKNALTGMPIGGGKGGSDFDPRGRSDAEVMRFCQSFMTELYRHIGEYTDVPAGDIGVGGREIGYLFGQYKRITNRYESGVLTGKGISWGGSLVRPEATGFGTVIFTEQMLRTRGTSFDGQRVVVSGSGNVAINAIAKAQSLGATVVACSDSSGYVVDEAGIDVGLLREVKEVQRARLKDYAERRAGVAYVDGGSVWDVDASVALPCATQNELDGGAAARLVRGGLMAVGEGANMPSTRDAVAVFQDAGVLFGPGKAANAGGVATSALEMQQNASRDAWSFEHTEARLTDIMVGIHDRCAATAEEYGEPGNYVLGANIGGFIKVADAMLAQGLI from the coding sequence ATGGACGCACGGCTGGAAGCCATTAGGGACACCGTCCTGGCACGGAACCCGGGGGAAACAGAATTCCACCAGGCGGTGGTGGAGGTCTTTGAAAGCCTGGGCCCGGTGCACGACCGCCACCCCGAATTCCTGGAAGCCGCGATCCTGGAGCGCCTCTGCGAGCCCGAGCGCCAGATCATCTTCCGGGTCCCCTGGACGGACGACTCCGGCCGCGTGCGGATCAACCGCGGCTTCCGGGTGGAGTTCAACTCCGCCCTGGGCCCGTACAAGGGAGGCCTGCGCTTCCACCCCTCCGTATACCTCGGGATCGTCAAGTTCCTCGGCTTTGAGCAGATTTTCAAGAACGCCCTGACGGGAATGCCCATCGGCGGCGGCAAGGGCGGTTCCGACTTCGATCCCCGCGGCCGCAGCGACGCCGAAGTCATGAGGTTCTGCCAGTCCTTCATGACCGAGCTCTACCGCCATATCGGCGAATACACCGACGTCCCCGCCGGCGACATCGGTGTGGGCGGCCGCGAAATTGGCTACCTCTTCGGCCAGTACAAGCGGATCACCAACCGGTATGAGTCCGGCGTTCTCACCGGCAAGGGCATCTCCTGGGGCGGATCACTGGTGCGGCCGGAGGCCACCGGATTTGGCACTGTGATCTTCACAGAGCAGATGCTCCGGACCCGCGGGACGTCCTTTGATGGCCAGCGCGTGGTTGTCTCCGGATCCGGCAACGTGGCCATCAACGCCATCGCCAAGGCGCAGTCGCTCGGCGCCACCGTGGTGGCCTGCTCCGATTCCTCCGGTTATGTGGTGGATGAGGCGGGCATCGACGTCGGACTGCTCCGCGAGGTGAAGGAAGTGCAGCGGGCGCGGCTCAAGGACTACGCCGAGCGGCGGGCGGGCGTTGCCTACGTGGACGGCGGCTCGGTCTGGGACGTGGACGCTTCGGTGGCGCTGCCGTGCGCCACCCAGAATGAGCTCGACGGCGGTGCTGCCGCCCGGCTGGTGCGCGGCGGCCTGATGGCCGTCGGGGAAGGTGCCAACATGCCGTCCACGCGCGACGCCGTGGCGGTGTTCCAGGACGCCGGGGTGCTCTTCGGTCCCGGCAAAGCGGCGAATGCGGGAGGGGTAGCCACGTCGGCCCTGGAAATGCAGCAGAACGCCAGCCGGGACGCGTGGTCCTTCGAGCATACCGAGGCGCGGCTGACGGACATCATGGTGGGCATCCACGACCGGTGCGCGGCAACCGCCGAGGAATACGGCGAACCGGGCAACTACGTGCTCGGCGCGAACATCGGCGGCTTCATCAAGGTGGCCGACGCCATGTTGGCGCAGGGCTTGATCTAG
- a CDS encoding TetR/AcrR family transcriptional regulator: MTASTAPAATPGYGKGREALLRAAVDVVAQKGLRGLTYRAVAEAAGVNNSLVAHHFGSRDALIAAALQWASEQSIAASRLREAAEQEGSFTEALLELLLEDPGLQVFQYEMILEARRRPELAGPVAELYENYVNALAEGLQAFGVQGDVRIVARTLFAALDGLVLQYLAGVGRDQIAAALEEVHRVVLSRREA, translated from the coding sequence ATGACTGCTTCAACTGCTCCCGCGGCGACTCCTGGGTACGGCAAAGGGCGTGAAGCCCTGCTGCGCGCCGCGGTGGACGTGGTGGCGCAAAAGGGCCTGCGCGGGCTTACCTACCGGGCAGTGGCGGAGGCCGCGGGCGTGAACAATTCCCTGGTGGCACACCACTTCGGGTCCCGGGATGCGCTGATTGCCGCCGCGCTGCAATGGGCTTCGGAGCAATCCATCGCCGCGTCCAGGTTGCGGGAGGCAGCGGAGCAGGAGGGAAGCTTCACCGAAGCACTGCTGGAGCTGCTGCTGGAGGATCCCGGACTGCAGGTATTCCAGTACGAGATGATCCTGGAAGCACGCCGGCGCCCCGAGTTGGCCGGCCCGGTGGCGGAACTGTACGAAAACTACGTCAACGCACTTGCCGAGGGGCTGCAGGCTTTTGGCGTCCAGGGCGACGTCCGCATCGTTGCCCGCACGCTCTTCGCGGCCCTGGACGGACTGGTGCTGCAGTACCTGGCCGGGGTTGGGCGGGACCAGATTGCCGCGGCCCTTGAGGAGGTACACCGGGTTGTGCTTTCGCGGCGG
- a CDS encoding APC family permease, with product MSISNSEARTTDAPAKEHSTALRAGSIGVLGILFFVLSAQAPLTGIVGAAPLAAALGNGAGAPGAYLIVGIVIVIFAVGFVAMSRKIQANGAFYAYVTAAFGRRTGAGAAWLALLAYSTVQAAMYGLYGAAFSGLLASAGLDIPWWLLALATMAGVQVLGSLNIELGARVLAVLVGLEVAILLMFGFTVLFHGGGPEGISVAASFSPEAIGAGAPGVAIMFAVASMFGFESTAIYSAEAKDPHRTVARATYLSVGVISVFFAFISWMLVSYYGPSQVMDAAGAALESGDATSFVLGPLVELFGPWAGIVAGILLVTSLLAGIIAFHNGINRYLHSLALRGSMPAVLARTNRHRAPAVAAWVQSATAVVLVVPFAILALDPVLTLFSWFSGLAVAALLVLYMLCSAAVVAFFRRESAGAQLWQTRVAPVLAAVLLAWVLSLVVSNFTALIGGSAETATALLVAVPVVFLAGVLVESAIQRRHHIATLGHALT from the coding sequence ATGAGTATTTCGAATTCCGAGGCCAGGACCACTGACGCTCCGGCAAAGGAGCATTCCACGGCCCTCCGCGCCGGCAGCATCGGCGTGCTGGGCATCCTGTTCTTCGTCCTGTCCGCCCAGGCACCACTGACGGGGATCGTCGGCGCAGCGCCGCTCGCGGCAGCGCTGGGCAACGGCGCCGGCGCCCCGGGCGCCTACCTGATCGTGGGCATCGTCATCGTGATCTTCGCCGTGGGTTTTGTGGCGATGAGCCGGAAGATCCAGGCCAACGGAGCCTTCTACGCCTACGTGACGGCGGCATTCGGCAGGCGGACCGGAGCCGGCGCGGCCTGGCTGGCACTGCTGGCCTACAGCACCGTCCAGGCTGCCATGTACGGGCTCTACGGTGCGGCGTTCTCCGGGCTCCTTGCCTCTGCCGGGCTGGACATTCCCTGGTGGTTGCTGGCCCTGGCCACCATGGCCGGCGTCCAGGTACTGGGCTCCCTCAACATCGAACTCGGCGCCCGCGTGCTGGCCGTGCTGGTGGGGCTGGAGGTGGCCATCCTCCTGATGTTCGGCTTCACCGTGCTGTTCCATGGCGGCGGCCCGGAAGGCATCAGCGTGGCCGCGTCCTTCTCCCCGGAAGCCATCGGGGCAGGAGCTCCCGGTGTTGCCATCATGTTCGCGGTGGCCTCCATGTTCGGCTTCGAGTCCACGGCCATCTACTCCGCCGAGGCCAAGGATCCGCACCGCACCGTGGCCCGGGCAACCTACCTGTCCGTCGGCGTGATCTCGGTGTTCTTCGCCTTTATTTCCTGGATGCTGGTGAGCTATTACGGCCCCTCGCAGGTGATGGACGCCGCGGGCGCCGCGCTCGAATCAGGGGATGCCACGTCCTTCGTCCTGGGCCCGCTCGTGGAACTGTTCGGCCCCTGGGCGGGCATCGTGGCCGGCATCCTGCTGGTCACCTCGCTGCTCGCCGGCATTATCGCCTTCCATAACGGCATCAACCGCTACCTCCACTCCCTGGCGCTGCGTGGTTCCATGCCCGCCGTCCTCGCCCGGACCAACCGGCACCGGGCACCTGCCGTGGCAGCCTGGGTCCAGTCCGCCACCGCCGTCGTGCTGGTGGTGCCCTTCGCCATCCTGGCCCTGGATCCTGTCCTGACGCTGTTTTCCTGGTTCAGTGGCCTGGCCGTGGCGGCACTGCTGGTGCTGTACATGCTGTGCTCCGCGGCCGTCGTCGCGTTCTTCCGCCGGGAAAGCGCCGGCGCCCAACTGTGGCAGACCCGCGTCGCTCCCGTCCTGGCGGCGGTCCTGCTGGCCTGGGTTTTGTCCCTGGTGGTCAGCAACTTCACCGCCCTCATCGGTGGCAGCGCCGAGACTGCGACGGCCCTGCTGGTGGCGGTCCCGGTGGTCTTCCTGGCCGGCGTCCTGGTGGAATCGGCCATCCAGCGCCGCCACCACATTGCCACCCTGGGCCACGCGCTCACTTAG
- a CDS encoding helix-turn-helix domain-containing protein: MPATAPTRATSGHAPQDLVSRVAGSFDHWKHLVAESFVPLTARTDDVDGFRGQMRSRVLDRMSIVEVTASSHEVHRTPALIAQAHERYFKLNLQLEGTGLLIQDNREAVLHPGDLAIYDTNRPYTLAFEEHTRIMVLMFPCDALSLPTDYVGQLAAVRMGSSGLSGIVGQFIRQLSSNLDVLNGPSGSRLATNALDLVSTMLHAEMDISPDRMKPQALLAVSIREYIEANLSEPLLSPAGIAAAHFISTRHLHNVFHESGSTVAGFIRSQRLDGARRDLRDPLHAGKSVGAVAAAWGFLDAAHFSRTFRDAFGVSPTQWRRGG; this comes from the coding sequence ATGCCAGCAACAGCTCCAACCCGGGCAACGTCCGGACATGCACCGCAGGACCTTGTTTCCAGGGTGGCCGGCTCGTTCGACCACTGGAAGCACCTGGTGGCCGAATCCTTCGTGCCCCTCACAGCGCGGACCGACGACGTGGACGGCTTCCGGGGACAGATGCGTTCGCGGGTGCTGGACCGGATGTCCATCGTTGAAGTCACCGCCAGCTCCCACGAGGTCCACCGCACGCCGGCGTTGATCGCCCAGGCCCACGAGCGCTACTTCAAGCTGAACCTGCAGCTGGAGGGAACGGGCCTGCTGATCCAGGACAACCGGGAAGCGGTGCTTCACCCCGGGGACCTTGCCATCTACGACACCAACCGGCCCTATACCCTCGCCTTCGAGGAACATACCCGGATCATGGTGCTCATGTTTCCCTGCGACGCGCTGTCCCTGCCCACGGATTACGTCGGCCAGCTTGCGGCGGTACGGATGGGCAGCAGCGGCCTCAGCGGCATTGTGGGCCAGTTCATCCGGCAGCTGTCGTCGAACCTGGATGTCCTGAACGGGCCCAGTGGATCCAGGCTGGCCACGAATGCCCTGGACCTGGTGTCCACCATGCTGCATGCGGAAATGGACATCTCCCCGGACAGGATGAAGCCGCAGGCACTCCTGGCCGTGTCGATCCGGGAGTACATCGAGGCCAACCTCTCCGAGCCGCTGCTGTCACCGGCGGGAATCGCCGCGGCGCACTTCATCTCCACCCGGCACCTGCACAACGTCTTCCACGAGTCCGGCAGCACAGTTGCCGGCTTCATCCGGAGCCAGCGCCTGGACGGTGCCCGGCGGGACCTTCGGGACCCGCTGCACGCCGGAAAGTCCGTGGGCGCCGTGGCCGCCGCCTGGGGATTCCTGGACGCCGCCCACTTCAGCCGCACGTTCCGGGACGCGTTCGGGGTCTCCCCCACCCAGTGGCGCCGCGGCGGCTAA
- a CDS encoding NAD(P)/FAD-dependent oxidoreductase, whose product MDQERSAAENDGLDVIIVGAGFAGLTAARELNRQGLSVHIVEARARIGGRTWLDHRLGRDLEIGGTWVHWTQPYVWAELKRYGIGTVPSPAPQQAFWWADGARRAGAPADLLELIGTCNAQFVQDSRRYFPEPFSPLASDDFKEIDHIAVQDRIREQFPAGTARDILESFWALNFNGPLEDAALTQALRWVALTNGDWAVNFEACATYKIQGGTAALANAILQDTQAGMDFGFTAAGIVDDGHSVTVRSTGGRTVTAKTAIVTVPMHVLPGIVFEPPLPPAKTDGARRGQISKGVKVWIRLRGERAPFVALGNADWPLNFFQAEYTLDGDTIVVGFGPDASKLDAADRAAVQAQLARLVPGVEVLEVATHDWVADPLAGETWPMHRTGFLANHLAALQAGHGNVLFAGSDIANGWGGFIDGAIESGMEAALEAASIVSGRTGTALTDNNSSLVDKAAAGAAAKLDPTAIFPNS is encoded by the coding sequence ATGGATCAGGAACGCAGCGCCGCGGAAAACGACGGCCTGGACGTCATTATCGTGGGGGCCGGGTTCGCCGGCCTGACCGCTGCCCGGGAACTGAACCGGCAGGGGTTGTCCGTGCACATCGTGGAAGCCCGGGCCCGCATAGGAGGCAGGACCTGGCTGGACCACCGGCTGGGCCGGGACCTTGAGATCGGCGGAACGTGGGTGCACTGGACCCAGCCTTACGTTTGGGCCGAACTGAAGCGCTACGGCATCGGCACGGTTCCGAGCCCGGCGCCGCAGCAGGCCTTCTGGTGGGCCGACGGCGCCCGCCGGGCAGGTGCCCCCGCCGACCTTCTGGAACTGATCGGCACCTGCAATGCGCAGTTCGTCCAGGACTCGCGCCGCTACTTCCCCGAGCCCTTCAGTCCGTTGGCCAGCGATGACTTCAAAGAGATCGACCACATCGCGGTCCAGGACCGGATCCGGGAGCAGTTCCCCGCGGGGACTGCGCGGGACATCCTGGAATCGTTCTGGGCATTGAACTTCAATGGTCCGCTGGAGGACGCCGCCCTGACCCAGGCGCTGCGTTGGGTGGCCCTGACCAACGGTGACTGGGCCGTCAACTTCGAAGCCTGCGCCACCTACAAGATCCAGGGTGGAACCGCGGCCCTGGCCAACGCCATCCTCCAGGACACACAGGCGGGCATGGACTTCGGCTTCACGGCAGCGGGGATCGTCGACGACGGACATTCCGTGACCGTCCGCAGCACCGGCGGCCGGACGGTGACCGCAAAGACGGCCATTGTGACGGTGCCTATGCATGTCCTCCCGGGAATCGTGTTCGAGCCCCCGCTGCCACCGGCAAAAACGGACGGCGCCCGGCGCGGGCAGATCTCCAAAGGCGTCAAGGTATGGATCCGGCTCCGGGGCGAACGTGCACCCTTTGTCGCACTGGGGAACGCCGACTGGCCGTTGAACTTCTTCCAGGCTGAATACACGCTCGACGGCGACACGATCGTCGTCGGCTTCGGCCCGGACGCGTCGAAGCTCGACGCCGCTGACAGGGCCGCAGTGCAGGCTCAGCTGGCCCGGCTGGTGCCCGGCGTTGAGGTGCTGGAGGTGGCCACCCACGACTGGGTGGCGGATCCGCTGGCAGGGGAGACATGGCCGATGCACAGGACAGGCTTCCTGGCCAACCACCTGGCCGCCCTGCAGGCTGGGCACGGAAACGTCCTCTTTGCCGGCTCTGACATCGCCAACGGCTGGGGCGGCTTCATTGACGGTGCCATCGAGAGCGGCATGGAGGCCGCGCTTGAAGCAGCATCGATTGTCAGCGGACGGACCGGCACTGCGCTGACGGACAACAACTCATCGCTGGTGGACAAAGCAGCAGCGGGCGCCGCTGCCAAGCTGGATCCCACAGCAATTTTCCCGAACTCATGA
- a CDS encoding CsbD family protein yields the protein MGLDDKIGNAAEKLGGKGKEAAGNATGDESLKAEGQTDQAKSDLKQAGEHVKDAFKKD from the coding sequence ATGGGTTTGGATGACAAGATTGGCAACGCAGCAGAGAAGCTCGGCGGCAAGGGCAAGGAAGCTGCCGGAAACGCCACAGGCGATGAAAGCCTGAAGGCCGAAGGCCAGACAGACCAGGCAAAGTCGGACCTCAAGCAGGCCGGCGAGCACGTCAAGGATGCGTTCAAGAAGGATTAA
- a CDS encoding primary-amine oxidase: MTLAPTETVSAFGLATAAEILQVRAILQAEGHLGPQHRIAYLGLLDPARGAAPETADRRFRVFIHDVSGAAPRDVIVSATHQKVASAVELDTAVTGELPVLEEEFEVVESLLATDERWLKALADRGLAVEKVRVAPLSAGVFEYAGEKGRRILRGLAFVQEFPEDSAWAHPVDGLVAYVDVVSKEVTQVIDLGVMPIPAEHGNYTDPELTGPLRTTQKPISITQPEGPSFTVTGGNHVEWEKWSVDVGFDVREGVVLHNLAFQDGGRKRPIINRASIAEMVVPYGDPSPVRSWQNYFDTGEYLVGQYANSLELGCDCLGEITYLSPVISDAFGNPREIRNGICMHEEDWSILSKHSDLWSGVTYTRRNRRLVISFFTTIGNYDYGFYWYLYLDGTIEFEAKATGIVFTSAFPEGGSDNISQLAPGLGAPFHQHLFSARLDMAIDGFTNRVEEEDVVRQAMGPGNERGNAFSRRRTVLARESQGVREADARTGRTWIISNPDSRNRLGEPVGYKLHSHNQPTLLADPGSSIARRAAFATKDLWVTRYAEDERYPTGDFVNQHAGGAGLPAYVAQDRDIDGQDIVVWHTFGLTHFPRVEDWPIMPVDTVGFKLRPEGFFDRSPVLDVPANPNMQAAACHTEGGSGGSCH, translated from the coding sequence ATGACGCTTGCCCCAACCGAAACTGTCTCCGCCTTTGGCCTGGCAACCGCCGCCGAAATCCTGCAGGTTCGGGCCATCCTGCAGGCGGAAGGCCACCTGGGCCCGCAGCACAGGATCGCCTACCTTGGCCTGCTCGATCCCGCCCGCGGCGCGGCTCCGGAAACCGCGGACCGCCGCTTCCGTGTGTTCATCCACGACGTCTCCGGCGCGGCCCCACGCGACGTCATTGTCTCCGCCACGCACCAAAAGGTGGCCTCCGCCGTCGAACTCGACACCGCGGTGACCGGCGAACTGCCGGTCCTGGAGGAGGAATTCGAAGTGGTGGAGTCCCTGCTGGCCACCGATGAACGGTGGCTCAAGGCGCTGGCGGACCGCGGTCTCGCCGTGGAGAAAGTCCGCGTGGCTCCGCTGTCCGCCGGTGTCTTCGAATATGCCGGGGAGAAGGGCCGGCGCATTCTGCGCGGGCTGGCATTCGTCCAGGAGTTCCCGGAGGACAGCGCCTGGGCGCACCCCGTGGACGGCCTGGTGGCCTATGTGGACGTGGTCAGCAAGGAGGTCACCCAGGTGATCGACCTCGGCGTGATGCCCATCCCGGCCGAGCACGGCAACTACACGGACCCGGAACTGACCGGGCCGCTGCGGACCACCCAGAAACCCATCAGCATTACCCAGCCGGAGGGGCCCAGCTTCACGGTGACGGGCGGCAACCACGTGGAGTGGGAAAAGTGGAGCGTGGATGTGGGGTTCGATGTCCGCGAAGGCGTGGTCCTGCACAACCTTGCCTTCCAGGACGGCGGCCGGAAGCGGCCCATCATCAACCGGGCGTCCATCGCCGAGATGGTGGTCCCGTACGGTGACCCGTCACCGGTCCGGTCCTGGCAGAACTACTTCGACACCGGCGAATACCTGGTGGGCCAGTACGCCAACTCCCTGGAACTGGGCTGCGACTGCCTGGGCGAGATCACCTACCTGAGCCCCGTCATCTCCGATGCCTTTGGCAACCCCCGGGAAATCCGCAACGGCATCTGCATGCACGAGGAGGACTGGAGCATCCTCTCCAAGCACTCGGACCTCTGGAGCGGCGTCACCTACACCCGCCGCAACCGGCGCCTGGTCATTTCCTTCTTCACCACCATCGGCAACTACGACTACGGCTTCTACTGGTACCTCTACCTGGACGGCACCATCGAATTCGAGGCCAAGGCCACCGGCATTGTCTTCACGTCCGCCTTCCCCGAGGGCGGCTCGGATAACATTTCGCAGCTGGCACCCGGGCTGGGCGCGCCCTTCCATCAGCACCTCTTCAGTGCCCGGCTGGACATGGCCATCGACGGGTTCACCAACCGCGTGGAGGAGGAGGATGTGGTCCGCCAGGCCATGGGACCCGGCAATGAGCGAGGCAATGCCTTCTCCCGCAGGCGCACCGTCCTGGCCCGTGAATCACAGGGTGTCCGGGAGGCCGACGCGCGCACCGGCCGGACCTGGATCATCTCCAACCCGGACTCCCGGAACCGGCTGGGCGAACCCGTGGGCTACAAGCTGCATTCCCACAACCAGCCCACCCTGCTGGCGGATCCCGGTTCCTCCATCGCCCGCCGGGCCGCGTTCGCCACCAAGGACCTGTGGGTCACCCGCTACGCCGAGGACGAGCGCTACCCCACGGGCGACTTCGTGAACCAGCACGCCGGGGGAGCGGGCCTGCCGGCCTACGTGGCGCAGGACCGCGATATCGACGGGCAGGACATCGTGGTGTGGCACACCTTTGGCCTCACCCACTTCCCCCGCGTGGAGGACTGGCCCATCATGCCCGTGGACACCGTGGGCTTCAAGCTCCGTCCCGAGGGCTTCTTCGACCGCAGCCCGGTGCTGGATGTCCCGGCCAATCCGAACATGCAGGCTGCGGCCTGCCACACCGAGGGCGGCAGTGGTGGCTCCTGCCACTGA